Proteins from one Bradyrhizobium amphicarpaeae genomic window:
- a CDS encoding carboxylesterase/lipase family protein, with protein MRSLLALIAASASFWLAGPAVAQPVGQFPFALTREGQMLGAVEGEVASFKGLAYAAPPVGALRWRPPQPTPESSEMRTAYAYGAPCLQPALPDASEDCLTLNVFRPFGVDGPLPVMMFIHGGGFVGGTANERLFEGARLAQAGLIVVTANYRLGALGWLADPALTDGGSGNWGLMDQIAALHWVHDNIAAFGGDRDNVTLFGSGAGATSIALLMLSAQSRDLFQKAILQSIPARARLRSSQEAEAVGRQFVAALGPQADLRAADPRRLLAAEGRLLEQSRHGFAPMMDGALVTEDIAAGFSAGHQSRIPLMIGSNDDETGFDGEFDTGEELAASGLTNDELRKLYPDLASRSLAGPVDLAARLYTDRVFSEPARLLARLHAASGAATFRYRFAYVPEARRGNPGAGHGRELQFIFGAEGVPGAGIFSRADREVASRVRSYWINFARNGNPNGSGLPHWEQAAGRDRLLLITNDRIATGDDPSADRLDRLAR; from the coding sequence ATGCGATCCCTGCTTGCGCTCATTGCGGCTTCCGCGTCCTTTTGGCTCGCAGGCCCGGCCGTGGCGCAGCCGGTCGGACAGTTTCCATTCGCGCTGACGCGTGAAGGACAGATGCTCGGTGCGGTCGAAGGCGAGGTGGCCTCGTTCAAGGGGCTGGCCTACGCCGCGCCGCCGGTCGGCGCGCTGCGCTGGCGCCCGCCTCAGCCGACGCCGGAAAGTTCGGAGATGCGCACCGCCTACGCATATGGCGCGCCGTGCCTTCAACCGGCCTTGCCTGATGCAAGCGAGGATTGCCTGACGCTGAACGTGTTCCGCCCCTTCGGGGTCGACGGCCCGCTGCCGGTGATGATGTTCATCCATGGCGGCGGCTTCGTCGGCGGCACCGCCAACGAGCGGCTGTTCGAGGGTGCCAGGCTGGCGCAGGCCGGCCTCATCGTGGTCACCGCAAACTATCGCCTCGGCGCGCTCGGCTGGCTCGCTGATCCCGCGCTGACGGACGGCGGCTCCGGCAATTGGGGCCTGATGGACCAGATCGCCGCGCTGCATTGGGTTCACGACAACATCGCGGCCTTTGGCGGCGATCGCGACAACGTCACCTTGTTTGGCAGCGGCGCAGGCGCGACATCGATCGCGCTTCTCATGCTGTCTGCGCAATCGCGCGATCTGTTCCAGAAGGCCATTCTGCAATCGATCCCCGCCCGGGCGCGGTTGCGTTCGTCACAGGAGGCTGAGGCTGTCGGCCGGCAGTTCGTGGCGGCGCTCGGACCGCAGGCGGATTTGCGCGCCGCCGATCCGCGACGCCTGCTTGCCGCCGAAGGCCGTCTGCTGGAGCAATCGCGGCACGGTTTCGCGCCAATGATGGATGGAGCTCTGGTGACCGAGGATATCGCTGCAGGTTTCTCGGCCGGACATCAAAGCCGCATTCCCCTGATGATCGGCTCGAACGACGACGAAACCGGTTTCGACGGCGAGTTCGATACCGGTGAGGAGCTTGCAGCGTCAGGCCTCACGAACGATGAGCTGCGCAAGCTCTATCCCGATCTCGCCAGTCGTTCTCTCGCCGGTCCTGTGGATCTTGCGGCGAGGCTCTACACCGACAGGGTCTTTTCCGAACCTGCAAGACTGCTGGCGCGCCTGCATGCCGCAAGCGGCGCGGCGACCTTTCGCTATCGCTTCGCTTATGTGCCCGAGGCGCGTCGCGGCAATCCCGGGGCTGGCCACGGGCGCGAGTTGCAGTTCATCTTCGGCGCGGAAGGCGTGCCCGGAGCGGGGATATTCTCGCGGGCCGATCGCGAGGTCGCCAGCCGTGTGCGGTCCTATTGGATCAACTTCGCCAGGAACGGCAATCCCAACGGTTCCGGTCTGCCGCATTGGGAGCAAGCCGCAGGCCGTGATCGCCTGTTGCTGATCACGAACGATCGTATCGCGACCGGCGACGATCCCTCGGCGGACCGTCTCGACCGGCTCGCGCGCTAG
- a CDS encoding SemiSWEET transporter: MDPFVIKLIGFAAATCTTVAYAPQAIKVWKTRSTGDISLGMFLVMVLGLALWLIYGLLSGDAPLVAANAITIVLAGCILVMKLRYG, translated from the coding sequence ATGGACCCGTTCGTGATCAAGCTGATCGGCTTTGCCGCCGCGACCTGCACCACCGTGGCCTACGCGCCGCAAGCCATCAAGGTGTGGAAGACCCGCTCTACCGGTGACATCTCGCTCGGCATGTTCCTGGTGATGGTGCTGGGCCTCGCGCTGTGGCTGATCTACGGCCTGCTCTCGGGCGATGCGCCGCTGGTCGCCGCCAATGCCATCACGATCGTGCTCGCAGGATGTATCCTGGTGATGAAGTTGAGATATGGGTGA
- a CDS encoding DODA-type extradiol aromatic ring-opening family dioxygenase, whose protein sequence is MTRLPTLFLSHGGGPWPFMEDRRVQYARTAEEFGRLPQLLPERPKAVLVITGHWEADAFTVSTSAQPPMVYDYYGFPEHTYHLKYPAPGMPALAAKVKALLAGAGVDCREDPNQGFDHGTFVPLGLMYPNADMPVVLLSLKSAYDAAEHIKVGEAIAALRDEGILIVGSGLTYHNMRGFNRPESKPVSYDFEAYLNEAISNPDPARRNAMLVDWENAPSARLAHPREDHLLPLMVAAGAAGRDIGKRVFVDEVASVAMASYVFG, encoded by the coding sequence ATGACGCGATTACCGACCCTCTTCCTGTCGCATGGCGGCGGCCCGTGGCCATTCATGGAGGATCGGCGGGTGCAATACGCCAGGACCGCCGAGGAGTTCGGCCGGTTGCCTCAGCTGCTTCCCGAGAGGCCGAAGGCGGTGCTCGTCATCACCGGCCATTGGGAAGCCGACGCCTTCACCGTCTCGACCTCGGCGCAGCCGCCGATGGTGTACGACTATTACGGTTTCCCCGAGCACACCTATCACCTCAAATATCCGGCGCCGGGCATGCCAGCGCTCGCAGCGAAGGTGAAGGCGCTGCTTGCGGGCGCGGGCGTCGATTGCCGGGAAGATCCGAACCAGGGTTTCGATCACGGCACCTTCGTGCCGCTCGGCCTGATGTATCCGAACGCCGACATGCCGGTCGTGCTGCTGTCGCTGAAGTCTGCTTACGACGCGGCAGAGCACATCAAGGTCGGCGAAGCCATCGCCGCGCTCCGCGATGAAGGCATCCTGATCGTCGGCAGCGGGCTGACCTATCATAACATGCGTGGCTTCAACCGGCCGGAGTCGAAGCCGGTCTCATATGATTTCGAGGCCTATCTGAACGAGGCGATCAGTAATCCCGATCCCGCCCGCCGCAACGCGATGCTGGTCGATTGGGAGAATGCGCCCAGCGCGCGCCTGGCGCATCCGCGCGAGGACCATCTGCTGCCGCTGATGGTGGCCGCCGGCGCCGCCGGCCGCGATATCGGCAAGCGCGTCTTCGTCGACGAGGTCGCGAGCGTGGCGATGGCGTCGTATGTGTTTGGATGA
- a CDS encoding flavin-containing monooxygenase, translated as MPDAMVATRASDERGTPQQVDVAVVGAGFAGLYLLHRLRKAGLSAVALEEAGDVGGTWYWNRYPGARCDIQTIDYSYTFDPELETAWTWSEKYAAQPEILRYLGFVADRYDLRRDIRFKTKVTEARWDEKAERWLITTSDGAPVSCRHYIMATGCLSAPKPPEIDGVKDFKGEVYFTGRWPHEGVNLAGKRVAVIGTGSSAIQSIPLIAEQAAHLTVFQRTPNFALPAHNGPAPSDRVSLLQADRAAYREQARQSMAGVPYPQQTVVSWQLSDAERRERFERAWAAGDLVHILTQLWADQAVDVDGNKIVQDLIREKIRAAVKDPQTAAALMPDDHPFGAKRPCLDTNYYATYNRPNVTLVNLRQEPIKAITGSGISTSGRSFDVDVIVFATGFDAMTGAIRAVHPITGRGGKSLTDVWAQGPQSYLGLTVEGFPNFFMITGPGSPSVLSNMAVSIEQHVDWVVDRLAALRDAGFTTIEPTETAQAGWNRHMADCSMVTLHRLANTWYTGANVPGKVQGLMPYTGGVGPYRSICDEVVSRGMLGFKLTGPGGATQCNDGEVVRLQPDVRLVLNLLTSLNLPPIESMGAIGARAFVNEFNKGRPAGRPIGDIVDGTLPVADGALPYRVYKPASPGPHPVVVYFHGGGWVLGDEQSDEPFCRDMVRRTGMTFVSVGYRHAPEHRFPTAAEDGYAATRWIAEHATELGGRPGPVLVAGWSAGGNVAAVTCQLARDRGGPEIAGQLLICPVTDCSFDRPSYNDNAAGYFLTRGLMYWFWDLYCSPADRTDPRVSPLRGKVDRLPPAFVTTCEFDPLRDEGIAYAEAMSAAGVPVEQLKAHGHFHSSFTMVDVVITGVSGRVQMAEALRRFAGLPVVRRDEPGPGFKIAAAAS; from the coding sequence ATGCCTGACGCGATGGTTGCCACACGTGCCTCCGACGAGCGCGGAACCCCTCAACAGGTCGATGTCGCCGTGGTCGGCGCCGGATTTGCCGGCCTCTATCTCCTGCATCGCCTGCGCAAGGCCGGCCTCTCGGCCGTCGCCCTCGAAGAGGCCGGCGACGTCGGCGGCACCTGGTACTGGAACCGCTATCCCGGCGCGCGCTGCGACATCCAGACCATCGACTACAGCTACACCTTCGATCCGGAACTGGAGACCGCCTGGACCTGGTCGGAGAAATACGCCGCCCAGCCCGAGATCCTGCGCTATCTCGGCTTCGTCGCCGACCGCTACGATCTCAGGCGCGATATCCGCTTCAAGACCAAGGTCACCGAGGCCAGATGGGACGAGAAGGCCGAACGCTGGCTCATCACCACAAGCGATGGTGCGCCGGTTTCCTGCCGCCATTACATCATGGCCACCGGATGCCTCTCGGCGCCGAAGCCGCCGGAGATCGACGGCGTCAAGGATTTCAAGGGCGAGGTCTATTTCACAGGTCGCTGGCCGCATGAGGGCGTCAATCTCGCGGGCAAGCGCGTTGCCGTGATCGGCACCGGCTCGTCGGCGATCCAGTCGATCCCGCTGATCGCCGAGCAGGCCGCGCATCTGACCGTGTTCCAGCGCACGCCGAACTTCGCGCTGCCGGCGCATAACGGCCCGGCACCGTCCGACCGGGTGAGCCTGTTGCAAGCCGACCGCGCCGCCTATCGCGAGCAGGCGCGCCAGTCGATGGCCGGTGTGCCCTATCCGCAGCAGACGGTGGTGAGCTGGCAGCTCAGCGATGCCGAGCGTCGTGAACGGTTCGAACGGGCCTGGGCCGCCGGCGACCTCGTCCACATCCTCACCCAGCTCTGGGCCGACCAGGCCGTCGACGTCGACGGCAACAAGATCGTCCAGGACCTGATCCGTGAAAAGATCCGCGCGGCGGTCAAGGATCCCCAAACGGCCGCGGCGCTGATGCCGGACGACCATCCCTTCGGCGCCAAACGCCCCTGCCTCGACACCAATTACTACGCGACCTACAACCGGCCGAACGTCACGCTGGTCAATCTGCGCCAGGAGCCGATCAAGGCGATCACGGGGAGCGGCATCTCCACGAGCGGCCGCAGCTTCGACGTCGACGTCATCGTGTTCGCAACCGGCTTCGACGCCATGACCGGCGCGATCCGCGCCGTGCATCCGATCACCGGGCGCGGCGGCAAGTCGCTGACCGACGTCTGGGCGCAGGGACCGCAAAGTTATCTCGGGCTGACGGTCGAGGGCTTCCCGAACTTCTTCATGATCACCGGGCCGGGCAGCCCATCGGTGCTGTCGAACATGGCGGTGTCGATCGAGCAGCATGTCGACTGGGTCGTGGATCGCCTCGCGGCATTGCGCGATGCCGGCTTCACCACGATCGAGCCGACCGAGACGGCGCAGGCCGGCTGGAACAGGCACATGGCCGACTGCTCGATGGTGACGCTGCATCGGCTCGCCAACACCTGGTACACGGGCGCCAACGTCCCCGGCAAGGTGCAGGGACTGATGCCCTATACGGGCGGCGTCGGCCCCTATCGCAGCATCTGCGACGAGGTGGTCAGCCGCGGCATGCTCGGCTTCAAGCTCACCGGCCCCGGTGGCGCCACTCAATGCAACGACGGCGAGGTGGTGCGGCTGCAGCCCGACGTGCGGCTGGTGCTCAACCTGCTCACATCGCTGAACCTGCCGCCGATCGAGTCGATGGGCGCGATCGGTGCGCGCGCCTTCGTGAACGAGTTCAACAAGGGCCGACCCGCCGGGCGGCCGATCGGCGACATCGTCGACGGCACCCTGCCCGTCGCCGACGGCGCGCTGCCGTACCGCGTCTACAAGCCGGCATCGCCCGGACCGCATCCGGTCGTGGTCTATTTCCACGGCGGCGGCTGGGTGCTCGGCGACGAGCAGTCGGACGAGCCGTTCTGCCGCGACATGGTGCGGCGGACCGGCATGACGTTCGTCAGCGTCGGCTATCGCCACGCCCCGGAGCACCGCTTCCCGACCGCGGCCGAAGACGGCTATGCGGCCACGCGCTGGATCGCCGAGCACGCCACTGAGCTCGGCGGCAGGCCGGGCCCGGTGCTGGTTGCCGGCTGGAGCGCCGGTGGCAACGTCGCTGCCGTCACCTGCCAGCTCGCGCGCGACCGCGGCGGTCCGGAGATCGCCGGCCAGCTGCTGATCTGTCCGGTTACCGACTGCAGCTTCGATCGCCCCTCCTACAACGACAACGCAGCGGGCTACTTCCTGACGCGCGGGCTGATGTACTGGTTCTGGGATCTTTACTGCTCGCCGGCGGACCGCACCGATCCGCGCGTCTCGCCGCTGCGCGGCAAGGTCGACAGATTGCCGCCGGCCTTCGTGACGACCTGCGAGTTCGATCCGCTGCGCGACGAAGGCATCGCCTATGCCGAGGCGATGTCGGCCGCGGGCGTCCCGGTCGAGCAGTTGAAGGCGCACGGCCATTTCCACTCGTCCTTCACCATGGTCGACGTGGTGATCACCGGCGTGTCGGGCCGGGTGCAGATGGCGGAAGCCTTGCGGCGCTTCGCCGGGCTGCCGGTGGTCAGGCGCGACGAGCCTGGGCCTGGATTCAAAATCGCGGCGGCGGCGAGCTGA
- a CDS encoding septal ring lytic transglycosylase RlpA family protein has translation MSCIARAETARISPAATSRLLLAIVGAASLAACAQSPVGRQKADLATSNRQAAVERPHKVAALHPRPVSRVRIPDGDAKQASHGVASFYSDTETASGEKFDRNELTAAHPSLPFGTKLRVTDVSSGRFVTVRVNDRGPYVRGRVVDISPSAAEALGMVDRGITNVRLDVVQ, from the coding sequence ATGTCTTGCATTGCACGTGCCGAAACTGCCCGGATTTCCCCCGCAGCCACATCCCGGTTGCTGCTGGCCATCGTCGGGGCCGCCTCGCTCGCCGCCTGCGCGCAATCGCCGGTCGGCCGCCAGAAGGCCGATCTCGCGACCAGCAATCGGCAGGCCGCGGTCGAGCGGCCGCACAAAGTGGCGGCGCTGCACCCGCGGCCGGTCAGCCGGGTGCGCATTCCCGATGGCGATGCAAAGCAAGCCTCGCACGGGGTCGCCAGCTTCTATTCGGATACGGAGACTGCGAGCGGCGAGAAGTTCGACCGGAACGAATTGACCGCGGCGCATCCGAGCCTGCCGTTCGGCACGAAGCTGCGGGTCACCGACGTATCCTCCGGCCGCTTCGTCACCGTCAGGGTCAACGACCGCGGTCCCTATGTTCGCGGCCGCGTCGTCGACATCTCGCCGTCCGCAGCCGAGGCGCTCGGCATGGTCGACAGGGGCATCACCAATGTCCGGCTCGACGTCGTGCAGTGA
- a CDS encoding DUF1501 domain-containing protein, protein MGVVHHLPTRRELLAGSGALFAWSQMPRIARAEGRDPRLLVIVLRGALDGLGAVAPVGDPDWISLRGDRALVLDGKPPALPLDAFFALNPAMPNLHRLYKGGKAAIVHAVATPYRERSHFDGQDVLESGFTRPGATASGWLNRALLAMEGGGRVDPRGSRALGIGSVTPLVVRGSAPVMTWVPQRLLPASEDTQSRLLDLYQHTDPKLATVLQARMKLASLMGAPGSGEAMSDDPTLAPPGIARVRAYFTEAAGTAARYLAKPDGPRVGAMGFVGWDTHIAEGAASGQLYNLLGALDGAFAAIESNMGEAWGETVVAVVTEFGRTARINGTQGTDHGTGTVAFLIGGGLAGGRVIADWPGLKPAQLFEDRDLKPTTDLRAVLKGLLRDHLRVEEKVLAELVFPGSADVRPMGGLVG, encoded by the coding sequence ATGGGCGTCGTCCATCATTTGCCCACGCGGCGCGAGCTTCTGGCCGGCTCCGGCGCACTGTTCGCGTGGAGCCAGATGCCCCGGATCGCGCGCGCCGAGGGACGCGATCCGCGCCTGCTCGTCATCGTGCTGCGCGGCGCGCTCGACGGCCTCGGTGCCGTCGCTCCGGTCGGCGATCCCGACTGGATCTCCTTGCGTGGCGATCGCGCGCTGGTGCTGGACGGCAAGCCGCCGGCACTGCCGCTCGATGCCTTCTTCGCGCTCAATCCGGCGATGCCGAATTTGCACCGGCTCTACAAGGGCGGCAAGGCGGCGATCGTCCACGCAGTTGCGACACCCTATCGCGAGCGCTCGCATTTCGACGGCCAGGACGTGCTGGAGAGCGGCTTCACCAGGCCCGGCGCGACCGCCTCGGGCTGGCTCAACCGCGCGCTGCTCGCGATGGAAGGCGGCGGCCGCGTCGATCCGCGCGGCAGCCGCGCGCTGGGGATCGGCTCGGTGACACCGCTGGTGGTGCGCGGCTCCGCGCCCGTGATGACATGGGTGCCGCAGAGGCTGTTGCCGGCGAGCGAGGACACGCAGAGCCGTCTGCTCGATCTCTACCAGCACACCGACCCGAAGCTCGCGACCGTGCTCCAGGCGCGCATGAAGCTGGCGTCGCTCATGGGGGCACCGGGCAGCGGCGAAGCGATGTCCGACGATCCGACATTGGCACCGCCGGGGATCGCACGCGTGCGCGCCTACTTCACGGAGGCCGCCGGCACCGCCGCGCGCTATCTCGCAAAGCCCGACGGTCCGCGCGTAGGAGCGATGGGCTTCGTCGGCTGGGACACGCACATCGCCGAAGGGGCCGCGTCGGGCCAGCTCTACAATCTGCTCGGCGCGCTCGACGGCGCCTTCGCCGCGATCGAGAGCAACATGGGCGAGGCGTGGGGCGAGACCGTGGTTGCCGTCGTCACCGAGTTCGGGCGCACCGCGCGCATCAACGGCACGCAAGGCACCGATCACGGCACCGGCACGGTCGCCTTCCTGATCGGCGGCGGGCTCGCCGGCGGCCGCGTGATCGCAGACTGGCCGGGGCTGAAGCCGGCGCAGCTATTCGAGGATCGCGACCTCAAGCCGACCACCGATCTGCGCGCCGTGCTCAAGGGCCTGCTCAGGGATCATTTGCGCGTCGAGGAAAAGGTGCTGGCTGAGCTGGTCTTCCCCGGTAGCGCGGACGTCAGGCCAATGGGGGGCCTTGTCGGCTGA
- a CDS encoding DUF1800 domain-containing protein: protein MSNSAKAEAVLALHRFGMGPRPGSIAAIGSDPRGALIAELDRPLMLNAAASLPTSAKAFRTVADANARRTARAKQAQQQRAKKPQMASAGTGDQAAASPQGYAQEKDAAEMAAKQAADAVPDPGRPIYLQEAKLRTEAALAAEIGFAERLVWFWSNHFCISANKIQSMSGAYEREAVRANALGRFVDLLQAVEGHPAMLFYLDNLESMGANSIAGINRNRGLNENIAREIMELHTLGVRTGYTQDDVISFANVMTGWTLVPPGADPQHGGEFTFNPRLHEPGGQNVLGKRYEQEDVEQGRAVLRDLAAHPAAATHVATKLARHFVADEPSPALVEQMTTTFRDTDGDLKQVAIAMVSSDDAWRAPPAKLKRPSEWVVGMVRATGITQVDPVLYTGGQQLLGEPLWRPSAPKGYPDDEASWIDGVGRRLDVANNFAERISGMADPQVIIEDVFASEIAAEVKQAVGRAESRQQALALLFMSADFQRR, encoded by the coding sequence ATGAGCAATTCCGCAAAGGCCGAAGCCGTGCTGGCGCTGCATCGCTTCGGGATGGGGCCGCGTCCGGGATCCATTGCCGCCATCGGTTCCGACCCGCGCGGCGCGCTGATTGCCGAACTCGACCGGCCGCTTATGCTGAATGCTGCAGCCAGCCTCCCCACCAGCGCGAAGGCATTTCGCACCGTGGCGGATGCCAATGCCCGTCGAACGGCGCGGGCCAAGCAGGCGCAGCAGCAGCGGGCCAAGAAGCCGCAGATGGCGTCGGCCGGCACGGGAGACCAGGCCGCAGCATCCCCGCAAGGTTACGCCCAGGAGAAGGATGCCGCCGAGATGGCGGCGAAACAGGCGGCCGACGCCGTTCCTGATCCCGGCCGTCCGATCTATTTGCAGGAAGCCAAACTGCGCACGGAAGCCGCGCTTGCGGCCGAGATCGGCTTTGCCGAGCGGCTGGTGTGGTTCTGGTCCAATCATTTCTGCATCTCGGCCAACAAGATCCAGAGCATGTCCGGTGCCTATGAGCGCGAAGCGGTTCGTGCCAACGCGCTCGGCCGCTTCGTCGACCTGCTGCAGGCCGTCGAGGGCCATCCGGCCATGCTGTTCTATCTCGACAATCTGGAATCGATGGGCGCGAACTCGATCGCAGGCATCAACCGCAACCGCGGCCTCAACGAGAACATCGCGCGCGAGATCATGGAGCTGCATACGCTCGGCGTGCGCACCGGTTACACCCAGGACGACGTCATCAGCTTCGCCAACGTCATGACCGGCTGGACGCTGGTGCCGCCGGGGGCCGATCCTCAGCATGGCGGCGAGTTCACCTTCAATCCGCGGCTGCACGAGCCCGGCGGGCAGAACGTGCTCGGCAAGCGCTATGAGCAGGAGGATGTCGAGCAGGGCCGCGCCGTGCTGCGCGATCTCGCCGCGCATCCGGCCGCTGCGACCCATGTCGCGACCAAGCTCGCCCGGCACTTCGTGGCCGACGAGCCGTCACCGGCTCTGGTCGAACAGATGACGACGACCTTCCGTGACACCGATGGTGATCTCAAGCAGGTCGCGATCGCGATGGTGTCGTCCGACGACGCCTGGCGCGCGCCGCCGGCAAAGCTCAAACGTCCGAGCGAATGGGTCGTCGGCATGGTGCGCGCGACCGGCATCACGCAGGTCGATCCCGTCCTCTACACCGGTGGCCAGCAGCTGCTCGGCGAGCCGCTGTGGCGCCCGTCGGCGCCCAAGGGATATCCGGATGACGAGGCGAGCTGGATCGACGGCGTCGGCCGCAGGCTCGACGTCGCCAACAATTTCGCCGAGCGCATCTCCGGCATGGCCGATCCGCAAGTCATCATCGAGGACGTCTTTGCATCTGAGATCGCCGCCGAGGTGAAGCAGGCGGTCGGCCGCGCCGAGAGCCGGCAGCAGGCGCTGGCACTGCTGTTCATGTCGGCGGATTTCCAGAGGAGGTGA